A window of Clostridioides sp. ES-S-0010-02 genomic DNA:
TAACCCAAAAGGTTTCACTATATAGTCATCTCCACCAAGAGTTAATCCCTTTATTTTATCTGTTTCTGATTGCTTTGCACTTAGAAAAATGATAGGGCAAACTACATCATCTCGTATGGTACTACAAACTTCAAAGCCATCAGCCCCAGGCATCATAATATCAAGTATAATAAGGTCTGGCTGTTTCTTTGCTAATTCAATTCCATCATTTCCATTATATGCGATAAGTACTTCATGCCCTTTTGACTTCAGTTTTTTTTCTAATAATGTCACCAATTCTCTTTCATCATCAACAATCAATATTTTGCTCAATTTTAATTATCCTCCAATACTTATGCATTATTAACAAGCCTGTATTGTGACCTGCTCATATATTATCTGATAATTTTTCTCATTGGTCAAGTTTATAAAAATGTCCATAGTCATTACTCATTGCATGCTCTACCTTCCCATCTGTTAAACCATATAATTCCACCAACTAGAAAAATGATAAGTCCAATTACTGTTAAATTAAGTGCATTTATTAGCTGTGACTCTGCTCCTGAAGAAATTGCAGTTGATAAGGTAGTCTGAAAATAAATAGATGGAAACATTGACATCTTTACTGGCCAAGCCCAAGGAACAAACACCCAGATTTTACCCCCAAGACTTGTTCCTCCAATCAAAGCAGCCATTAAAATACCACCCATGCTTATTCCGATGGATGCTCCCATCCCCCATAAAAAACTGACCCACAAGTGAATAGATAGAATTGGAAGTGTCCCTATTACTGCAAGTAAGGATGCCATCATAAATAGAGAAATGCTACCTCCATCAGGTATTATAATATTCATTCCGACACATATTATAAGTGATGAAATAAAAGTGCTGACTGCCATACAAAACATCAATATAAAAAATTTTCCTAAGTATAACTTAATTCGGGAAACTCCTGTATTTAAAAAACCATTGAACTCTCCAGCAAGTTCCTCCTCATGTATAATAAAGCTTGATAGAAGACTTATTCCTACTGGAATGATAATTGCTGTCCATACTATAAAATAACCTTCAAAAACAAATTTATATGTAACTTCAGACCTAATTGCCAGATAAGCAACAACACAAAGTGCAATGACTACAGGCATAAAGAATGTAAGCCAACGAATTGCTGTACGTTTTGTTTTTAGCCACTCTGATGATAATACTCCTATCATTTTACTTCCCTCCTATTAAACCAAATACCTGTAATTACTGTGATTACAACAAATATAACCAAGGATACGATAATCCCAACAGGAATCACAGATGAATCTAAAAGTGGATTTCCAGTCTCCAAAATAGCTCCATTTGGATGCACACCAGCAATAGGACACATCAGTCTCATAGCCCAACTCCACGGTACTGCAAACCATAAAGATTTTATTGCTGTAAGAACACCTATCATCATACCTACAAGTGCAATTCCCATACTTAAGAATGTTCCTTTCCATGTAGCTGCCCACAGCTGAATAGGGATAAGTGAAAGAGAAACAAGCCAACAAACAAAACCTCCAGCAATAATCTTACCAAATGGGATTGCTCCTTCTGATAAAAACAAACCAGTCATAATTGTTGAAACTATCAAAACTAGTGTTGATAGCAGAGTGTAAACTGCCATAGCCATAACCTTATCAGTCCAAAGAATCATAGGTGAAACATTATATGCACGCAAAGTGCGATAATTCCCAGCTTTTCTTTCCTGACTAGCTACCAAAGTAGCAAACAATCCCATACCAAGAGGTAAAAATACAAATGGCCACGAATTAAAAACCAAGGCTAGAAGGCTGTCCCATGACCAAGAGCTACTTTGAGATAATGGGTTTTTCATGATTGTTGATTGTGTTATCCCTGCATATAATGCAAAGAATATTGGAATAAAAACAATCAATTTCCCCATAAATGTTCTTTTGTATTTTAAAAGTTCAGATTTAAGTCCATTCATTTTACTTTCCTCCTTTTAAGATTACATCAGAGAAGAATTCCTCTAGATTTTCATTTGGATCTGGTATACCTTGAAATAATAGCCTTCCTCCACTAATAATTCCTATTTTATCAACTACCTGAGCAACCTCTGATAATATATGACTTGAGAGAATTACTGTAATTCCCTTTTCAGGAAAAGATGCAATCAACTCACGTAGTTCTTGAATTCCAAATGGGTCAAGCCCGTTGGTTGGTTCATCTAAAATCAATAGTTCTGGATTATTCAAAAGTGCAATAGCGATTCCAAGTCGTTGTTTCATTCCCATAGAAAATTGTGAGGCTTTCTTTTTTCCAGTATTTTTTAAATCAACTGTGTCTAATACTTCATGAATTTTTTCATGTGGAATGCCTAGAAGTCTTGTGTGAACTAGTAGATTTTCCTCTGCTGTAAGGTTTCCATATAAAGCAGGTGATTCGATTAAAGAACCGATTTTTGTAAGAGACTCTCGTTGCCAAGGCTTTCCATTAAAAAAAATATGTCCTCCTGTTGGATGAAGAAGTCCAACAATCATTTTAAGTGTTGTTGACTTACCTGCACCATTTGGTCCAAGAAGTCCATATATAATATTACGTTCAATTTGAAGTGAAATATGGTTGGCTGCCATCTGCTCTCCATATCTTTTTGATAAATTTTTTGTTTCAAGAATTAAGTCTTTCATGTCTATTCATCCTTTCTTGTAATAATCTAAATTCATTTTCTATAAGAAGATTAACATGAAAAAATAACAATTCTATAACACTTATAATTTTTTTATTAAAATATACTATTTATTCATAAATGAAAAAAGTTAATCAGTACTAACAAAGAAAAAGAGCAGGATATCCTCCTACTCTTTTTTCTTTGTTAATATTATGTAATTTATATCTTACACTACTCTATTCTCAATACTTGTATTTATTCAAAAGCTTTAAACTCAAGTATATTTTCTTTAATATACTGCTTCATATTTCTTTAATATACTGCCTCATATTTCTTTAAAACACTTCTTCATAGTTCTTTAAAACACTGCTCCAAAAAGGTTAATAGTATTTCTATAGTGTTTATACTAAAAACATATCTTTTTAATTATCTTGTTTAGTATCAGAATCAAAAGGAATCCATGCACGTCCAAACTCTTTATCTTTAAATAAATAGGATAATCCAGTTATTTGCTTTAATCTAAGAATCTCCTCAATATCCATCCCTAAGTGCTTTGATATCCATTTATCAGATTTTCCAATATCACAAAGTTCCTTTATAATATTGCTCATTAAATCCACATTATGTGAACCTCTTGCACGATTGTGACGAATAGTACTTGCCATTCTCTCATCAAGTGATTTATCAATTACTGAAACAGGAAGTACTCCACCTTCTCTATCATATATATCCTTATTTTCAAGCATTATTCGATATCTATGAAAACCATCTACAATAACATATTTGTCATTTTCTGGATTATAATAACAGACAATCGGCATTGTATATCCATCTTCTTTTATACTTTTATACAGCAACTGCATTTCTGGTGGAGCTACTGCATTTGGATTATAGTCGTTAGATTCTATCTTTTCAATTGGGACAGCGATGATTTCATATACAGGACTTTTATACTTCATAGCATCTTAACTCCTATCTTAGAAAATTTTTCATACTTTTTCTTAATGTATTCTGTTTTCATTCTTTGCTCTTTTGTAGGACCAAATCCCATAAACTTACACATATGGTCATTTTTTAAAATACAATAACACATTCTTTTCCAACTTGGTATATCTTTAGTAAATTTAATATCATCTGTGTCATCAGGTATATCTCCTAAGAATACGACTCTACTTTTTTTATCTTTTGTATGATTAGAAATTCCATTTATTTCTATATTATACCCTTTTCTTATCAACTCACATATAGCGATTTCTGGCAAACCACCACCCTTTTTATGCCAAAAGTCGATAGATGTTGAAAATTTTTTAATATAATTATTTCTTATATCTTCAGGTAGTGTATCAAGCAGAAAATAAGTGAAACTTTTCCATGTATGTCCTTCTGGCAACTTTACACTACGATACCCCATAGCTTTTGTTTTTCCATAAATAGAAGTAAAATTAGCCCCTTGTACTCTAGCAACCAATTTCACCCATACTTCTGGGTCCAATATCTTATATAAGTTTAAACTCTCTTTTGCTGAATCATTGAAAGGAGATGCTACTCTCATTTTTCTTGGAGGCAATCCAGCTTTATAGAACAAATCATAGATTTTATTGTACTCATAGTCGAATTTATAATTGGCTACCCAAACATCTTCTAGTCCCCAGTCATATAAAGGAGATGCTGTCCATACATTTTTAAACTCCTT
This region includes:
- a CDS encoding lantibiotic immunity ABC transporter MutG family permease subunit, producing MIGVLSSEWLKTKRTAIRWLTFFMPVVIALCVVAYLAIRSEVTYKFVFEGYFIVWTAIIIPVGISLLSSFIIHEEELAGEFNGFLNTGVSRIKLYLGKFFILMFCMAVSTFISSLIICVGMNIIIPDGGSISLFMMASLLAVIGTLPILSIHLWVSFLWGMGASIGISMGGILMAALIGGTSLGGKIWVFVPWAWPVKMSMFPSIYFQTTLSTAISSGAESQLINALNLTVIGLIIFLVGGIIWFNRWEGRACNE
- a CDS encoding lantibiotic immunity ABC transporter MutE/EpiE family permease subunit, yielding MNGLKSELLKYKRTFMGKLIVFIPIFFALYAGITQSTIMKNPLSQSSSWSWDSLLALVFNSWPFVFLPLGMGLFATLVASQERKAGNYRTLRAYNVSPMILWTDKVMAMAVYTLLSTLVLIVSTIMTGLFLSEGAIPFGKIIAGGFVCWLVSLSLIPIQLWAATWKGTFLSMGIALVGMMIGVLTAIKSLWFAVPWSWAMRLMCPIAGVHPNGAILETGNPLLDSSVIPVGIIVSLVIFVVITVITGIWFNRREVK
- a CDS encoding lantibiotic protection ABC transporter ATP-binding protein; this encodes MKDLILETKNLSKRYGEQMAANHISLQIERNIIYGLLGPNGAGKSTTLKMIVGLLHPTGGHIFFNGKPWQRESLTKIGSLIESPALYGNLTAEENLLVHTRLLGIPHEKIHEVLDTVDLKNTGKKKASQFSMGMKQRLGIAIALLNNPELLILDEPTNGLDPFGIQELRELIASFPEKGITVILSSHILSEVAQVVDKIGIISGGRLLFQGIPDPNENLEEFFSDVILKGGK
- a CDS encoding ParB-like nuclease domain-containing protein, translated to MKYKSPVYEIIAVPIEKIESNDYNPNAVAPPEMQLLYKSIKEDGYTMPIVCYYNPENDKYVIVDGFHRYRIMLENKDIYDREGGVLPVSVIDKSLDERMASTIRHNRARGSHNVDLMSNIIKELCDIGKSDKWISKHLGMDIEEILRLKQITGLSYLFKDKEFGRAWIPFDSDTKQDN
- a CDS encoding DUF3440 domain-containing protein, which gives rise to MDKRYLESSVFEAFQDRLSYVFSEFDYIYVSFSGGKDSGLLLNLVLDYKRKYNIKSKIGVFHQDFEAQYSMTTEYVEKMFEDNLEDIEPYWVCLPMATRTAVGNHEMFWYPWDDEKEELWVRKMPDKEYVINQENNLFTYYKYKMKQESLAKQFGRWMRNKHKGAKVACLLGTRASESLQRYCAIVNKQHGYKGKCWITKEFKNVWTASPLYDWGLEDVWVANYKFDYEYNKIYDLFYKAGLPPRKMRVASPFNDSAKESLNLYKILDPEVWVKLVARVQGANFTSIYGKTKAMGYRSVKLPEGHTWKSFTYFLLDTLPEDIRNNYIKKFSTSIDFWHKKGGGLPEIAICELIRKGYNIEINGISNHTKDKKSRVVFLGDIPDDTDDIKFTKDIPSWKRMCYCILKNDHMCKFMGFGPTKEQRMKTEYIKKKYEKFSKIGVKML